From Stenotrophomonas nitritireducens, the proteins below share one genomic window:
- a CDS encoding oxidative damage protection protein — translation MPRSVFCQYEQRETDGLDFVPYPGELGQRIFANIGKPAWAAWLAHQTMLINENRLSPRDPKHRAFLEEELVKYLFSGGAEKPAGYVAPEAN, via the coding sequence ATGCCCCGCTCCGTCTTCTGCCAGTACGAACAACGCGAAACCGATGGTCTGGATTTCGTACCCTATCCGGGTGAACTGGGCCAGCGCATTTTCGCCAATATCGGCAAGCCGGCCTGGGCTGCATGGCTGGCGCACCAGACCATGCTGATCAACGAGAACCGCTTGTCGCCGCGCGATCCCAAGCACCGTGCCTTCCTTGAAGAAGAACTGGTGAAGTACCTGTTCTCTGGTGGCGCGGAAAAGCCGGCCGGCTACGTGGCGCCGGAAGCAAACTGA
- a CDS encoding succinate dehydrogenase assembly factor 2 translates to MQTEDEILLKKLRWRCRRGMRELDQLFGRYLDRRWLDAPAAEREVFLQLLDTEDDKLWRWSMGYEACPDASQAALISYIRSLPV, encoded by the coding sequence ATGCAGACCGAAGACGAAATCCTGTTGAAGAAGCTGCGCTGGCGCTGCCGGCGCGGCATGCGTGAGCTGGATCAGCTGTTCGGTCGCTATCTTGACCGTCGCTGGCTGGATGCACCTGCCGCCGAGCGCGAGGTTTTCCTGCAGTTGCTGGACACCGAAGACGATAAATTGTGGCGCTGGTCCATGGGCTACGAGGCCTGTCCGGATGCGTCGCAGGCGGCACTTATCAGCTACATCCGCTCCCTTCCGGTGTGA
- a CDS encoding succinate dehydrogenase iron-sulfur subunit: MAEFALPKNSRLTKGKHFPAKSGAKNTRTFKIYRWSPDDDQNPRTDTYEIDLDACGPMVLDALIKIKNEIDPTLTFRRSCREGICGSCAMNIDGTNTLACTRAIADCGKAEVPIYPLPHMDVVKDLVPDLTHFYAQYASIKPWIRTQTPAPPDRERLQSPEDRKKLDGLYECILCACCSTSCPSYWWNGERYLGPAILLQAYRWIIDSRDEDTGARLDDLEDPFKLYRCHTIMNCARTCPKGLNPALAIAEIKKLMMARRA; the protein is encoded by the coding sequence ATGGCTGAATTTGCACTCCCGAAGAACTCCCGGCTGACCAAGGGCAAGCACTTCCCCGCCAAGAGCGGTGCGAAGAACACGCGTACCTTCAAGATCTACCGCTGGAGCCCGGACGACGACCAGAATCCGCGTACCGACACCTACGAGATCGATCTCGATGCGTGCGGCCCGATGGTTCTGGACGCGCTGATCAAGATCAAGAACGAGATTGATCCGACCCTGACCTTCCGCCGCTCCTGCCGCGAAGGTATCTGTGGTTCGTGCGCGATGAACATCGACGGCACCAACACCCTGGCCTGCACCCGCGCCATTGCCGATTGCGGCAAGGCCGAAGTGCCGATCTATCCGTTGCCGCATATGGACGTGGTCAAGGATCTGGTTCCGGATCTGACCCACTTCTACGCGCAGTACGCCTCGATCAAGCCGTGGATCCGCACGCAGACCCCGGCACCGCCGGACCGCGAGCGTCTGCAGTCGCCGGAAGACCGCAAGAAGCTCGACGGCCTGTACGAATGCATCCTGTGTGCCTGCTGCTCGACCAGCTGCCCGAGCTACTGGTGGAACGGCGAGCGTTACCTGGGCCCGGCGATCCTGCTGCAGGCTTACCGCTGGATCATCGACTCGCGTGATGAAGATACCGGCGCACGCCTGGACGATCTGGAAGATCCGTTCAAGCTGTACCGCTGCCACACCATCATGAACTGCGCACGCACCTGCCCGAAGGGCTTGAACCCGGCACTGGCAATCGCCGAGATCAAGAAGCTGATGATGGCGCGCCGCGCTTGA
- the htpG gene encoding molecular chaperone HtpG, translated as MTDQNHKETRGFQTEVKQLLHLMIHSLYSNKEIFLRELVSNAADAADKLRFEALTQPELLEGGAPLRIRIQADPAARTLTIDDNGIGLSRDEAIAHLGTIAKSGTAEFLKNLSGDQKKDSNLIGQFGVGFYSAFIVADQVDVYSRRAGLPASEGVHWSSRGEGEFEVETIDKPERGTRIVLHLKEGEDSYTDGWQLRSLIKKYSDHIGLPIELQKEHHGEEADKPATPEWETVNRANALWTRPKSEVKDEEYKEFYKHIAHDPTDPLAWTHNKVEGKLEYTSLLYTPGRAPFDLYHRDAPKGLKLYVQRVFIMDQAEQFLPLYLRFIKGVVDSNDLPLNVSREILQSGPVIDSMKSALTKRSLDMLEKLAKDKPEDYAGFWKNFGQVLKEGPAEDYGNREKVAGLLRFASTHDGSGEQSVALADYIGRMIEGQDKIYYLTGESYQQVKDSPHLEVFRKKGIEVLLMTDRIDEWLMSYLTEFDGKSFVDVARGDLDLGKLESEEDKKAQEEVAKTKEGLATRLKTALGEEVAEVRVSHRLTDSPAILAIGEQDLGLQMRQILEASGQKVPDSKPVFEFNPSHPLIEKLDAEPDMDRFNDLAHVLFDQAALAAGDSLKDPAGYVRRLNKLLLELSA; from the coding sequence ATGACTGACCAGAATCACAAGGAAACCCGCGGTTTCCAGACCGAGGTGAAGCAGCTGCTACACCTGATGATCCACTCGCTGTACTCGAACAAGGAAATCTTCCTGCGCGAGCTGGTGTCCAATGCCGCCGACGCCGCCGACAAGCTGCGTTTCGAAGCGCTGACCCAGCCCGAGCTGCTTGAAGGAGGCGCACCGCTGCGCATCCGCATCCAGGCCGACCCGGCCGCACGCACCCTGACCATCGACGACAACGGCATCGGCCTGAGCCGCGACGAGGCCATTGCGCACCTGGGCACCATCGCCAAATCCGGCACCGCCGAGTTCCTGAAGAACCTGTCCGGTGACCAGAAGAAGGACTCCAACCTGATCGGCCAGTTCGGCGTGGGCTTCTATTCGGCCTTCATCGTGGCCGACCAGGTCGACGTCTACAGCCGTCGCGCCGGCCTGCCGGCCAGCGAGGGCGTGCATTGGTCTTCCAGGGGCGAAGGCGAGTTCGAGGTCGAGACCATCGACAAGCCAGAGCGCGGCACCCGCATCGTGCTGCACCTGAAGGAAGGCGAAGACAGCTATACCGATGGCTGGCAGCTGCGCAGCCTGATCAAGAAGTATTCGGACCATATCGGCCTGCCGATCGAGCTGCAGAAGGAACATCACGGCGAAGAAGCCGACAAGCCGGCGACTCCGGAGTGGGAAACCGTCAACCGCGCCAACGCGCTGTGGACCCGCCCCAAGTCCGAGGTCAAGGACGAGGAGTACAAGGAGTTCTACAAGCACATCGCGCATGACCCGACCGACCCGCTGGCCTGGACCCACAACAAGGTCGAAGGCAAGCTCGAGTACACCTCGCTGCTGTACACGCCGGGCCGCGCACCGTTCGACCTGTACCACCGCGACGCACCCAAGGGCCTTAAGCTCTATGTGCAGCGCGTTTTCATCATGGACCAGGCCGAGCAGTTCCTGCCGCTGTACCTGCGCTTCATCAAGGGCGTGGTCGATTCCAACGACCTGCCGCTGAATGTGTCGCGCGAAATCCTGCAGTCCGGCCCGGTGATCGACTCGATGAAGTCGGCGCTGACCAAGCGTTCGCTGGACATGCTGGAGAAGCTGGCCAAGGACAAGCCGGAAGACTACGCAGGCTTCTGGAAGAACTTCGGCCAGGTGCTGAAGGAAGGCCCGGCCGAGGACTACGGCAACCGTGAAAAGGTCGCCGGCCTGCTGCGCTTTGCCTCCACCCACGACGGCAGCGGCGAGCAGAGCGTTGCCTTGGCCGACTACATCGGCCGCATGATCGAAGGTCAGGACAAGATCTATTACCTGACCGGCGAAAGCTACCAGCAGGTCAAGGACAGCCCGCATCTTGAGGTGTTCCGCAAGAAGGGCATCGAAGTGCTGCTGATGACCGACCGCATCGACGAGTGGCTGATGAGCTACCTCACCGAATTCGATGGCAAGTCCTTCGTCGACGTCGCCCGTGGCGACCTGGACCTGGGCAAGCTGGAAAGCGAAGAGGACAAGAAGGCACAGGAAGAAGTCGCCAAGACCAAGGAAGGCCTGGCCACGCGCCTGAAGACCGCCCTGGGTGAAGAAGTGGCCGAGGTGCGCGTCTCGCACCGCCTGACCGATTCCCCGGCGATCCTGGCCATCGGCGAGCAGGACCTGGGCCTGCAGATGCGCCAGATTCTGGAAGCCAGCGGCCAGAAGGTGCCGGACAGCAAGCCGGTATTCGAGTTCAACCCGAGCCATCCGCTGATCGAAAAGCTCGATGCCGAGCCCGACATGGACCGTTTCAACGACCTGGCCCATGTACTGTTCGACCAGGCCGCACTGGCCGCAGGCGACAGCCTGAAGGACCCGGCCGGCTACGTGCGTCGCCTGAACAAGCTGCTGCTGGAGCTGTCGGCCTGA
- a CDS encoding lipoprotein-releasing ABC transporter permease subunit produces MFKPLPVAIGLRYLRAKRRNGFISFISMASILGIALGVMVLITTLAVMSGFQKEIRDRLLQMSAHATVSADGEPMANWQHAVDVATKDPRVAGAAPYIEIQGMLSGLRVQGAIIQGVDPAQESKVSVLAEKMTKGKLDSLQPGEFNMVVGKELAIWLGVDVGDSVVATLAEVQGTPMGAMPRVKRFKVSGIFEAGSNEVDRGVAFTNMQDMERVLRMDGVTGVRLKMHDMDQAYTVARDLAVNLNGYYRVSDWTQENANLYHSLRMEKTVMGILLSLIVAMGAFNLVSSQVMLVTDKQADIAILRTLGLTPGGVMQVFMVQGTLIGVFGTIVGVLGGITLTLNLERILGLIETVFSIKLLPEDVYYITGLPTDMQTADIVVITVVALLMSFAATIYPAWRAARTQPAEALRYE; encoded by the coding sequence ATGTTCAAACCCTTACCTGTCGCAATCGGATTGCGCTACCTGCGCGCCAAACGCCGCAATGGCTTCATTTCCTTCATCTCCATGGCCTCCATCCTCGGCATCGCGCTGGGCGTGATGGTGCTGATCACGACCCTGGCGGTGATGAGCGGCTTCCAGAAGGAGATCCGCGACCGCCTGCTGCAGATGTCGGCCCATGCCACGGTCAGCGCCGATGGCGAGCCGATGGCCAATTGGCAGCATGCCGTGGACGTGGCGACCAAGGACCCGCGTGTGGCTGGCGCCGCGCCGTATATCGAGATCCAAGGCATGTTGAGCGGCCTGCGGGTGCAGGGCGCGATCATCCAGGGCGTTGATCCGGCGCAGGAGTCCAAGGTCTCGGTGCTGGCCGAAAAGATGACCAAGGGCAAGCTGGACAGCCTGCAGCCCGGCGAGTTCAACATGGTGGTCGGCAAGGAACTGGCGATCTGGTTGGGCGTGGATGTCGGCGACAGCGTTGTCGCGACGCTGGCCGAAGTGCAGGGCACGCCGATGGGCGCGATGCCGCGGGTCAAGCGCTTCAAGGTCAGCGGCATTTTCGAAGCCGGCTCCAATGAAGTGGACCGCGGCGTTGCCTTCACCAACATGCAGGACATGGAGCGCGTGCTGCGCATGGACGGCGTCACTGGCGTGCGCCTGAAGATGCACGACATGGACCAGGCCTACACCGTCGCCCGCGATCTGGCAGTCAACCTAAACGGCTATTACCGGGTCAGCGACTGGACGCAGGAAAACGCCAACCTCTATCACTCGCTGCGCATGGAAAAGACGGTGATGGGCATCCTGTTGTCGCTGATCGTGGCGATGGGTGCATTCAACCTGGTGTCCTCGCAGGTGATGCTGGTCACCGACAAGCAGGCCGATATCGCCATCCTGCGCACGCTTGGCCTGACGCCTGGTGGCGTGATGCAGGTATTCATGGTGCAGGGCACCTTGATAGGCGTGTTCGGCACCATTGTGGGTGTGCTGGGTGGCATCACCCTGACCCTCAATCTCGAACGTATCCTCGGCCTGATCGAGACGGTTTTCAGCATCAAATTGCTGCCGGAAGACGTCTACTACATCACCGGCCTGCCGACCGACATGCAGACCGCCGACATCGTGGTGATCACCGTGGTGGCGCTGCTGATGAGCTTTGCCGCAACCATCTACCCGGCGTGGCGCGCCGCCCGTACCCAGCCGGCAGAGGCGCTGCGCTATGAATGA
- the ftsY gene encoding signal recognition particle-docking protein FtsY — protein sequence MFSFFRRKKTDDAQQPAKPSTLSVEELAAAFPQAPSAQSPLPAEPEPTEAAQTPVQANEPPAATVEPTIEVATTPALVVEQAVAAETVPATEPVPAHPAPAIETPSPATDEIAAHAIEPVAAPVSAAPAVAAPVATVPATAAPVVAAPVAMPTATPAPAPVATETSAPTSADSDAALIPANAAPAAQAGKLGWRDRLRNSTFARSFGGLFSRNPKLDDDLLDEIETALITADVGMPATTALVEDLRKRMKSREFADANALLAALRADLIAMLQPVAKPLVIDTNAKPFVILTVGVNGVGKTTTIGKLAKRFKDQGHSLMLAAGDTFRAAAVAQLQIWGERNGVAVVAQGQNADAASVAFDALQAGKARGTSVLIADTAGRLHTQTGLMNELSKIRRVLGKIDETAPHEVLMVIDGTTGQNALSQLRQFHAAAGVTGLVVTKLDGTAKGGVVFALAREFGIPIRFAGIGERPEDLRVFDAEAFVDALLPQALGA from the coding sequence ATGTTCAGCTTTTTTCGCCGCAAAAAGACCGACGACGCCCAACAGCCCGCAAAGCCGTCCACGCTGAGCGTTGAGGAACTGGCCGCCGCCTTCCCGCAGGCGCCGTCGGCGCAATCGCCGCTGCCGGCAGAACCTGAGCCGACCGAAGCCGCGCAAACACCGGTCCAGGCAAACGAGCCCCCCGCAGCAACTGTCGAACCAACGATTGAAGTGGCAACGACGCCTGCGCTGGTTGTGGAACAGGCTGTCGCAGCGGAAACCGTGCCTGCAACCGAGCCGGTCCCAGCTCACCCAGCACCGGCCATCGAAACCCCCTCGCCTGCCACCGACGAAATCGCGGCGCACGCAATAGAACCCGTTGCTGCTCCTGTGTCTGCTGCTCCTGCAGTTGCTGCTCCTGTAGCTACTGTCCCCGCAACTGCTGCTCCTGTAGTTGCGGCTCCGGTTGCAATGCCAACCGCCACTCCGGCACCGGCTCCCGTCGCAACCGAAACCAGCGCACCCACCTCCGCCGATTCCGACGCCGCACTGATCCCCGCCAATGCAGCGCCTGCCGCACAGGCCGGCAAGCTCGGTTGGCGCGACCGTCTGCGCAACAGCACGTTCGCCCGCAGCTTCGGCGGCCTGTTCTCGCGCAACCCCAAGCTCGACGACGACCTGCTCGACGAGATTGAGACGGCACTGATCACTGCCGACGTCGGCATGCCAGCAACCACCGCCCTGGTCGAAGACCTGCGCAAGCGCATGAAGTCGCGCGAGTTCGCCGATGCCAATGCCTTGCTGGCCGCCCTGCGCGCCGACCTGATCGCAATGCTGCAGCCGGTCGCCAAGCCGCTGGTGATCGACACCAATGCCAAGCCGTTCGTGATCCTCACCGTCGGCGTCAACGGCGTCGGCAAGACCACCACCATCGGCAAGCTGGCCAAGCGCTTCAAGGACCAGGGCCATAGCCTGATGCTGGCTGCTGGCGACACCTTCCGCGCCGCCGCCGTCGCCCAGTTGCAGATCTGGGGCGAACGCAACGGCGTGGCCGTGGTTGCACAGGGCCAGAACGCTGACGCCGCTTCGGTGGCGTTCGATGCACTGCAGGCTGGCAAGGCGCGCGGCACCAGCGTGCTGATCGCCGATACCGCTGGCCGCCTGCACACCCAGACCGGCCTGATGAACGAGCTGAGCAAGATCCGCCGCGTACTCGGCAAGATCGATGAAACCGCGCCGCACGAAGTGCTGATGGTCATCGACGGCACCACCGGCCAGAACGCGCTGTCGCAACTGCGCCAGTTCCATGCTGCCGCCGGCGTCACCGGCCTGGTCGTGACCAAACTGGACGGCACTGCAAAGGGCGGCGTGGTGTTCGCGCTGGCCCGCGAGTTCGGCATTCCGATCCGCTTTGCCGGCATCGGCGAACGCCCGGAAGATCTGCGCGTATTTGATGCCGAAGCCTTCGTCGACGCACTGCTGCCGCAGGCGCTGGGCGCTTGA
- a CDS encoding DUF6491 family protein, with amino-acid sequence MKTVLVAMMLAAAIGGCATTGKLSSGERLALYRAHAGEPVKSFRYFGSLNGWTELGDSALAVWTKPAEAWLLNLSGPCPDLSFAPAISITNMMGQVSARFDRVIVHGGGPMAHVPCRIDTIQPLDVKAVRASEKELREAKISERAADQGTETD; translated from the coding sequence ATGAAAACAGTGCTTGTTGCGATGATGCTGGCGGCCGCAATTGGCGGCTGTGCAACGACCGGGAAGCTGAGCAGTGGTGAGCGGCTGGCGCTGTACCGCGCGCATGCCGGCGAGCCGGTGAAGAGCTTCCGTTATTTCGGCTCGCTCAATGGCTGGACCGAACTGGGCGACAGCGCGCTGGCGGTATGGACCAAGCCGGCCGAAGCCTGGCTGTTGAACCTGAGCGGGCCGTGCCCGGATCTGTCATTCGCGCCGGCCATTTCGATCACCAACATGATGGGGCAGGTGTCTGCCCGTTTTGACCGGGTGATCGTGCATGGTGGTGGCCCGATGGCGCATGTGCCGTGCCGCATCGACACCATCCAGCCGCTGGATGTAAAGGCAGTGCGCGCATCGGAGAAAGAGCTGCGCGAGGCCAAGATTTCCGAGCGCGCCGCAGACCAGGGCACGGAAACGGATTAA
- the rsmD gene encoding 16S rRNA (guanine(966)-N(2))-methyltransferase RsmD has translation MSAPHGKAAAGSGQVRIVGGRWRNTRLQVPELPGLRPTSDRVRETLFNWLMPKLPGARVLDLFAGSGALGLEAVSRGAALAQLVERDPRLVAALRGVVERLDAATQVEVIAADAVQWLDSAAAAQADVVFLDPPFAAGLWEQVISRLSRHLAADAWLYVEAPVGAAPRLPPEWQLRREGSTREVAYALYRRAAATLRGDMNATEPA, from the coding sequence ATGAGCGCGCCGCACGGCAAGGCGGCCGCCGGCAGCGGCCAGGTGCGCATCGTGGGTGGGCGCTGGCGCAATACCCGTCTGCAGGTTCCTGAATTGCCGGGTTTGCGGCCGACCAGCGACCGCGTCCGCGAAACCCTGTTCAACTGGTTGATGCCGAAATTGCCGGGGGCGCGGGTGCTGGATCTGTTTGCCGGCAGCGGGGCATTGGGGCTGGAGGCGGTGTCGCGAGGTGCCGCTTTGGCACAGCTGGTGGAGCGCGACCCGCGGTTGGTGGCGGCGCTGCGGGGCGTTGTGGAGCGTCTGGATGCGGCTACACAGGTCGAAGTGATTGCCGCCGACGCGGTGCAATGGCTGGACAGCGCGGCTGCCGCCCAGGCCGATGTGGTGTTCCTGGACCCGCCTTTTGCCGCCGGTCTGTGGGAACAGGTGATCTCGCGGCTGTCCCGGCATCTGGCTGCGGACGCATGGCTGTACGTGGAAGCGCCGGTGGGCGCGGCCCCACGATTGCCACCGGAATGGCAGCTGCGGCGCGAGGGCAGTACCCGCGAAGTGGCCTATGCCCTCTATCGGCGAGCCGCTGCTACACTTCGCGGCGACATGAACGCGACCGAACCCGCATGA
- the lolD gene encoding lipoprotein-releasing ABC transporter ATP-binding protein LolD, with the protein MNENALMESVIRAEGLGKTYAEGKMHTPVFDGLDLNVAAGETVAIVGASGAGKSTLLHLLGGLDIPTAGEVYVAGQRMSALSDAARGNLRNSSLGFVYQFHHLLPEFTALENVMIPVMLGGRDVAAASAQATALLVSVGLGHRLGHKPGELSGGERQRTAVARALVNKPGCILGDEPTGNLDDKTAANVFELMLELNRAHRTSLVLVTHDRSLARKLDRVLELREGRLHELAGSRV; encoded by the coding sequence ATGAATGAGAACGCATTGATGGAATCGGTAATCCGCGCCGAAGGCCTGGGCAAGACCTACGCAGAAGGCAAGATGCACACGCCGGTTTTCGATGGCCTGGACTTGAACGTTGCCGCTGGCGAAACCGTCGCCATCGTCGGCGCTTCCGGCGCCGGCAAGAGCACCTTGTTGCATCTGTTGGGCGGCCTGGATATTCCGACTGCAGGTGAGGTTTATGTGGCCGGCCAGCGCATGTCGGCCTTGTCCGATGCGGCGCGCGGCAACCTGCGCAACAGCTCGCTGGGTTTTGTCTATCAGTTCCATCACCTGTTGCCCGAGTTCACCGCGCTTGAAAACGTGATGATTCCGGTGATGCTCGGTGGCCGCGATGTGGCGGCCGCCAGCGCGCAGGCGACGGCGCTGCTGGTGTCGGTCGGCCTGGGTCACCGGCTGGGCCACAAGCCTGGCGAGCTGTCCGGTGGCGAGCGTCAGCGCACTGCGGTGGCCCGTGCCCTGGTCAACAAGCCCGGCTGCATTCTTGGCGACGAGCCTACCGGCAATCTTGACGACAAGACCGCGGCCAACGTTTTTGAACTGATGCTCGAGTTGAACCGCGCGCATCGCACCAGCCTGGTGCTGGTCACCCATGACCGCAGCCTGGCGCGCAAGCTGGACCGCGTGCTGGAGCTGCGCGAAGGTCGGCTCCACGAATTGGCCGGCAGCCGGGTCTAA
- the mutY gene encoding A/G-specific adenine glycosylase, with the protein MPNFPSQLLTWFDQHGRHDLPWQHPRSPYRVWLSEIMLQQTQVATVTPYFQRFVQSFPTLADLAATDNDTLMAHWAGLGYYARARNLHAAAKQCVELHGGELPRDFDALLALPGIGRSTAGAILSQAWNDPFAILDGNVKRVLTRYHGIAGFPGLPVIEKQLWAQAETHVAQVPAGRMADYTQAQMDFGATLCTRSKPACILCPLQNSCTAHAQGLVDALPTPKPSKVLPEREASALLLEDSDGRILLLKRPPTGIWASLWTLPQADTDSALRDWFAGTIKGNYDNAEELPLIVHTFSHYRLHLQPLHLRKVALKAKVGDNADLRWVARSELAALGLPAPIRKLLDQHPAH; encoded by the coding sequence ATGCCCAACTTCCCCAGCCAACTCCTTACCTGGTTCGACCAGCACGGCCGTCATGATCTGCCCTGGCAGCATCCGCGCTCGCCGTACCGCGTCTGGCTGTCGGAAATCATGTTGCAGCAGACCCAGGTCGCTACGGTCACCCCATACTTCCAGCGTTTCGTGCAGTCTTTTCCGACGCTTGCGGATCTGGCCGCCACCGACAACGACACGCTGATGGCACATTGGGCCGGGCTGGGCTACTACGCGCGTGCCCGCAACCTGCATGCGGCAGCCAAGCAATGCGTTGAACTGCATGGTGGCGAACTACCGCGTGATTTCGATGCGCTGCTTGCCCTGCCCGGCATCGGCCGCAGCACCGCTGGCGCCATCCTTAGCCAAGCTTGGAACGACCCGTTCGCGATCCTCGATGGCAACGTCAAACGCGTGCTGACGCGTTATCACGGCATTGCCGGCTTCCCCGGCCTGCCGGTCATCGAAAAGCAGCTCTGGGCGCAGGCCGAAACCCATGTCGCGCAGGTGCCTGCCGGTCGCATGGCCGATTACACCCAGGCCCAGATGGATTTCGGCGCAACCTTGTGCACGCGCTCAAAGCCAGCCTGCATCCTGTGCCCGCTGCAGAACAGCTGTACCGCACATGCGCAGGGCCTGGTGGATGCATTGCCAACGCCGAAGCCGAGCAAGGTGCTACCCGAGCGTGAGGCCAGCGCCTTGCTGCTGGAGGACAGCGACGGCCGCATCCTGCTGCTCAAGCGCCCGCCGACCGGCATCTGGGCCTCCCTGTGGACCCTGCCGCAGGCCGACACCGACAGCGCGCTGCGTGACTGGTTTGCCGGCACCATCAAGGGCAACTACGACAACGCCGAAGAACTGCCGCTGATCGTGCATACCTTCAGTCATTACCGCCTGCATCTGCAGCCCTTGCACCTGCGCAAGGTCGCACTCAAGGCCAAGGTCGGTGACAATGCCGATCTACGTTGGGTAGCACGCAGCGAGCTGGCCGCACTTGGCCTGCCCGCGCCTATCCGCAAACTGCTGGACCAGCATCCGGCGCACTGA